The Apium graveolens cultivar Ventura chromosome 3, ASM990537v1, whole genome shotgun sequence sequence TATtctgttataaataaaatataattttgactTAAAATAATAAAAGAGTATGGACTATTCTAGATTATTCTTGATTTTGTCTAAACTCTAGAACTATCCATAAAGTATTTTAATAGTGTGTCTTTTGATGTCTAGCATTTAAACAAGAGTCTTTTGAATTCCAGCAATTAAGTTAGTGTCTAGAGTTTTGCATGGAGTCCTATATAAAACCTTGTACCAAATCATTTGTAATCAAGTCATTTTCAAgcattataatttatataaaatacCTCTTCTCCTAAATATTTTGAGTTGTGAGTTTGAGTGAGATCCTTTCTTCCAAcaaagtggtatcaagagccaaaGGTTCTACTTGTCTTCAAAGAAGACTTGTGTTTTGTTAAAGAAGAAGGAGATCATGGCAAATGGAATGTATCAATGACAAATGCCAAAAGCCAAAGACAATTACGAGAATTGGTGCATTCGTATGAAAGCGATCCTTGGAGCAAATGATGTGTGGGAACTTGTGGAGAAAGGATTAATGGTGCCCGAAGATAAAGCAAATTTGAATCAAGTTCAAAAAGATCAACTACAAGCCCAAAGAAAGAAGGACCAAAAGGCGATTATGATCATCCATCAATGTTTGGATGATTCTATGCTACAAAAGGTGGCTTCCGCAACAACATCAAAGAATGTTTGGGATATTCTAAATTCTTCTTTTAGTGGAGATGTAAAAGTGAAGAGAGTTCGGTTACAAACACTTCGTGGCGAGTTTGAGGCTTTGCGAATGAAAGAATCCGAATCAATTTCGGATTATTTTTCAAGGGTCTTGACCATTGTCAACCAAATGAAAAGCAATGGAGAAGAGGTAAGTGATGTTCGTGTTATTGAAAAAATTCTTTGTTCACTTGTCTCTAAATTTGATTATAAAGTCGTGGCAATTGAGGAGGCTAAATATATAGATGAAATGACTATTGATGAGCTTATGGGATCACTACAAGCACATGAAGAAAAAATGTTAAAAAGGAATGAACCAATTGAACAAGCCTTGCAAGCAAAATTATCTTTCAAAAACAATGATGGAAGATACACAAGTCAAAGAGGTCGTGGCCAAGGACGTGGACGAGGCTTCTTACATGGACAAGGAAGAGGACGTGGCCAATAAAGAGAGGAAAATCAAAAGGATGAAAGAGTGTGCGAGACAAGAAAT is a genomic window containing:
- the LOC141714294 gene encoding uncharacterized protein LOC141714294, which gives rise to MPKAKDNYENWCIRMKAILGANDVWELVEKGLMVPEDKANLNQVQKDQLQAQRKKDQKAIMIIHQCLDDSMLQKVASATTSKNVWDILNSSFSGDVKVKRVRLQTLRGEFEALRMKESESISDYFSRVLTIVNQMKSNGEEVSDVRVIEKILCSLVSKFDYKVVAIEEAKYIDEMTIDELMGSLQAHEEKMLKRNEPIEQALQAKLSFKNNDGRYTSQRGRGQGRGRGFLHGQGRGRGQ